A stretch of [Clostridium] scindens DNA encodes these proteins:
- a CDS encoding N-acetylmuramoyl-L-alanine amidase, with protein MRKKVEFAVLVLALAGLLAVSKNLEKYVSSADVKKGNATVVIDAGHGGSDPGKIGVNDALEKDINLKIAKKVKKLLEKEGVTVVMTRKEDATLAKESDQNQKIQDMKARVDVINKTKPAMVVSIHQNSYHEEGIHGAQVFYYSHSSDGEKAAVIMQKALLAVDSDNTRQAKANDTYYILKRTEVPTVIVECGFLSNNEEAEKLVTKEYQQQLAEAITQGIQTCLSK; from the coding sequence TTGCGTAAAAAAGTAGAGTTCGCAGTCCTGGTACTGGCGCTGGCAGGGCTGCTGGCCGTCAGCAAGAATTTGGAGAAATATGTATCCAGCGCAGATGTGAAGAAAGGAAATGCTACCGTAGTCATAGATGCGGGACACGGCGGAAGCGATCCGGGCAAAATCGGAGTGAATGATGCATTGGAGAAGGACATCAACTTAAAGATTGCCAAGAAGGTCAAGAAGCTTCTGGAAAAAGAGGGCGTGACCGTAGTCATGACCCGTAAGGAGGATGCTACGCTGGCTAAGGAAAGCGACCAGAATCAGAAGATCCAGGATATGAAGGCACGGGTCGATGTGATCAATAAGACGAAGCCGGCAATGGTAGTCAGCATTCATCAGAACAGTTATCATGAGGAGGGAATCCATGGAGCCCAGGTATTCTACTACTCCCATTCCAGCGATGGAGAAAAGGCGGCGGTAATCATGCAGAAAGCGCTGCTGGCCGTGGATAGCGATAATACCAGGCAGGCAAAGGCCAATGATACATACTATATTCTTAAGAGAACGGAGGTTCCGACAGTCATTGTAGAATGCGGATTCTTGAGCAACAACGAAGAGGCGGAAAAATTAGTCACGAAGGAGTATCAGCAGCAG
- a CDS encoding glycosyl hydrolase family 18 protein: protein MEERERRSRTAPDRTRSTSRPGTPRTGTARSRTATGRRDTTKQQNARRQQDAGRQQEARRQQETGRQQEARRQQARRSQSGRPGSKRTPARGPQSKRRRKRNLGIKIFLVIILAILAVVAAFLWKRYSPSKEKYDLKKYYGIEQEGQLAITVNNQVVEPHGMIADGKAYIQYDVVRKYINSRFYWDPDENILLYTLPKDMVSVEVGSKDYMVSKDKKSEDYVILKTEGSTAYIALDFISQYTNMEYEVYDNPSRVMIVSDWGKTTVATIKRDTQVRYQGGVKSPILAEVSKKDEVTIVESEENWKKVRTKDGFIGYVRNKDLKNEETKTISRDFEEQEFTSISKDYTINMAWHNVTNSDANGSVLQKIAESKGLTTIAPTWFHVKDTDGNMDSIASADYVNYAHQANIEVWATIRDFDGGINSYDESYALLSYTSKRENLINQLISEALRVGIDGINVDFEKISEECGEHYIQFIRELSVRCRQNGIVLSVDNYVPKGYNMQYDRKEQGIVADYVIIMGYDEHFAGSPEAGPVSSYNFVKEGIEETLKEVPAEKVISGIPFFTRLWSETPKTEEELASQAGTDAAEYTMNVDSQALGMTSASDQVAQAGAEITWDDKAQQNYATWTVDNVTYEIWLEDEKSIEPKLQLMKENKLAGTAAWALGQENPDIWNLILKYVN from the coding sequence ATGGAAGAAAGAGAAAGAAGAAGCCGCACAGCTCCGGACCGAACAAGAAGCACAAGCCGGCCGGGGACGCCAAGAACTGGCACAGCAAGAAGCCGAACCGCGACAGGCAGACGGGATACGACAAAGCAGCAGAATGCCAGAAGGCAGCAGGATGCGGGAAGGCAGCAGGAAGCCAGAAGACAGCAGGAGACAGGAAGGCAGCAGGAGGCCAGAAGGCAGCAGGCGAGAAGATCGCAGTCCGGGAGACCGGGAAGCAAGCGGACGCCGGCGAGAGGGCCCCAATCCAAGAGAAGAAGAAAGAGAAACTTGGGAATCAAGATATTCCTTGTGATTATATTAGCGATATTAGCTGTTGTGGCAGCATTTTTATGGAAACGATACAGTCCTTCAAAAGAAAAGTATGATTTGAAAAAGTATTATGGGATTGAACAGGAAGGACAGCTGGCTATTACCGTTAATAATCAGGTCGTAGAACCCCATGGCATGATTGCGGATGGCAAGGCATATATCCAGTATGATGTCGTAAGGAAATACATCAACAGCAGATTCTATTGGGATCCTGATGAGAATATCCTCTTGTACACGCTTCCAAAAGACATGGTTTCCGTCGAAGTAGGCAGCAAGGACTATATGGTGTCGAAGGATAAGAAAAGCGAAGACTACGTCATCCTAAAGACCGAAGGAAGCACGGCATATATCGCACTTGATTTTATCAGCCAGTATACCAATATGGAGTATGAGGTTTACGATAATCCAAGCAGAGTCATGATCGTCAGCGACTGGGGAAAGACTACAGTGGCAACAATAAAAAGAGACACTCAGGTTCGCTATCAGGGCGGAGTCAAGAGTCCGATCCTTGCCGAAGTATCGAAAAAGGACGAAGTTACGATCGTAGAGAGCGAGGAAAACTGGAAGAAGGTTCGCACGAAGGACGGATTTATCGGATATGTCAGGAACAAAGACCTGAAGAATGAAGAGACCAAGACGATATCCAGAGATTTCGAAGAGCAGGAATTTACCAGTATTTCCAAGGATTATACGATCAACATGGCATGGCACAACGTGACCAACAGTGACGCAAATGGAAGCGTGCTGCAGAAGATTGCAGAGAGTAAGGGTCTGACGACAATTGCGCCAACCTGGTTCCATGTAAAAGATACGGATGGGAATATGGACTCCATAGCTTCCGCGGATTATGTAAATTATGCACATCAGGCCAACATAGAAGTGTGGGCGACTATCAGGGATTTTGACGGGGGAATCAACTCCTATGATGAATCCTATGCATTGCTGAGTTATACCTCTAAGAGGGAGAATTTGATCAACCAGCTGATTTCCGAAGCATTGCGCGTGGGAATCGATGGAATCAACGTTGATTTTGAAAAGATTTCAGAAGAATGCGGAGAGCATTATATACAGTTTATCCGCGAATTGTCTGTGAGATGCCGGCAGAATGGAATCGTGCTGTCTGTCGACAATTATGTTCCTAAGGGCTATAATATGCAATATGACCGTAAGGAGCAGGGAATCGTTGCAGATTACGTGATTATCATGGGTTATGATGAGCATTTTGCAGGCTCGCCGGAGGCAGGCCCGGTTTCTTCTTATAATTTTGTAAAAGAAGGCATCGAGGAGACGCTCAAGGAAGTTCCGGCTGAAAAGGTGATCAGTGGAATCCCGTTCTTTACCAGGCTATGGTCGGAGACTCCGAAGACGGAGGAAGAACTGGCAAGCCAGGCAGGAACGGATGCCGCGGAATATACCATGAATGTGGACAGCCAGGCCCTGGGAATGACCAGCGCAAGCGACCAGGTGGCTCAGGCCGGGGCAGAGATTACCTGGGATGATAAGGCGCAGCAGAACTATGCCACATGGACCGTAGATAATGTGACATACGAGATATGGCTGGAGGATGAGAAATCTATCGAGCCTAAGCTGCAGCTGATGAAAGAGAATAAACTTGCCGGTACGGCAGCCTGGGCTTTGGGACAAGAGAATCCGGACATCTGGAATCTGATATTAAAATACGTAAATTAG
- a CDS encoding adaptor protein MecA, with amino-acid sequence MKIEKLNDNQIRCTLTRADLAARQLQLSELAYGTEKAKSLFHDMMQQAAFEFGFEAEDIPLMIEAIPASADSIVLIITKVEDPEELDTRFSKFAPSPDGDWDTKKKDAPAKLEGAETLLDLLGKVKEKLGTAETAETVNEEQSSKAPKTTLRLFSFATMDYVLKAARLLSTMYSGSNTLYKDQVEDVYILALTQSDLTTNDFNRICNMLSEYGSLEKASGATLAFLEEHCEVLVSANAVQKLAAV; translated from the coding sequence ATGAAGATTGAGAAACTCAACGACAATCAGATACGCTGCACTTTGACACGTGCCGATCTGGCTGCACGCCAGCTTCAGTTGAGCGAACTGGCCTACGGAACCGAAAAAGCGAAGTCACTTTTCCACGATATGATGCAACAGGCAGCCTTTGAATTTGGATTCGAAGCAGAAGATATTCCTCTTATGATAGAAGCAATACCTGCTTCCGCTGATTCAATCGTGCTGATAATTACTAAAGTCGAGGATCCAGAGGAACTCGATACCCGTTTTTCAAAATTCGCTCCGTCACCGGATGGCGACTGGGATACTAAGAAGAAGGATGCCCCCGCCAAACTGGAAGGCGCTGAGACATTGCTGGATCTGTTAGGCAAGGTCAAAGAAAAACTTGGCACGGCCGAGACGGCGGAAACTGTCAATGAAGAGCAGTCATCCAAAGCACCCAAGACCACCTTGCGGCTGTTCTCATTTGCAACAATGGATTATGTGTTAAAGGCCGCGCGCCTGCTTAGCACGATGTACTCTGGTTCCAATACCCTATACAAAGATCAAGTCGAAGACGTGTATATCCTTGCGCTGACACAGTCAGACCTGACCACTAACGATTTCAACCGGATATGCAACATGCTTTCAGAATATGGATCTTTGGAAAAGGCTTCCGGCGCTACACTGGCATTTCTGGAAGAGCATTGCGAGGTTCTCGTATCTGCCAACGCAGTTCAAAAGCTTGCGGCAGTTTAA
- a CDS encoding DUF1858 domain-containing protein, producing the protein MAQVSNDTTIGEALFMNPGIAPILQEIGMHCLGUPASQGESLAEAAMVHGIDADLLVEKINAFLNA; encoded by the coding sequence ATGGCACAGGTTTCTAATGATACAACTATCGGAGAAGCACTTTTCATGAACCCGGGAATTGCACCAATCCTTCAGGAAATTGGAATGCATTGCCTTGGATGACCAGCTTCTCAGGGAGAGTCTCTGGCAGAGGCTGCAATGGTTCATGGTATAGATGCTGATTTATTGGTCGAAAAGATCAATGCATTCTTGAATGCATAA
- a CDS encoding C40 family peptidase, whose protein sequence is MDSILRKGLFLVTFTGAITAFPATVKASDTVTDNIMPQVGIEEVLSDCYLSDKQIEVEDYLVPTQKGEYLDMAFANVQSFLYIRSEPTTDSEWVGKLYPDYAAKIIGPVGEWTQVQSGSVTGYVYSDYILIGKNAEQKAQEMVQNSGTQSPDEAFTYAESKEEEAARLEKEASEAAAKAEEEASAKAGTGQAIVDYACQFIGNPYVWGGTSLTNGADCSGFVQSVFAHFGISLPRTTWDMENVGTPVSYDQAIPGDIILYDGHVGIYMGDGQIVNAINSSRGIGILPATYTSIITVRRLI, encoded by the coding sequence ATGGATTCTATTCTTAGGAAAGGATTGTTCCTAGTTACTTTTACAGGAGCTATAACAGCATTTCCTGCCACGGTAAAGGCTTCAGATACAGTAACTGACAATATAATGCCGCAGGTGGGAATCGAGGAGGTACTAAGTGACTGCTACTTATCTGATAAGCAGATTGAAGTAGAAGATTACCTGGTACCAACGCAGAAGGGTGAGTATTTAGATATGGCGTTCGCCAATGTCCAATCGTTTCTTTATATAAGAAGCGAGCCGACGACGGACAGTGAGTGGGTAGGCAAGCTGTATCCTGATTATGCCGCTAAGATTATCGGGCCGGTAGGCGAATGGACGCAGGTCCAGTCGGGCTCAGTAACAGGCTATGTGTATTCCGACTATATATTAATAGGAAAGAACGCAGAGCAAAAGGCGCAGGAGATGGTACAGAATTCAGGAACCCAAAGTCCTGATGAAGCATTTACTTATGCTGAATCCAAAGAAGAAGAAGCAGCAAGGCTTGAGAAGGAAGCAAGCGAGGCAGCCGCGAAGGCCGAAGAAGAAGCGAGTGCAAAGGCCGGTACGGGACAAGCCATTGTGGACTATGCCTGTCAGTTTATTGGCAACCCCTATGTTTGGGGAGGTACAAGCCTTACAAATGGGGCTGACTGCTCCGGATTCGTACAGTCTGTGTTCGCCCATTTTGGAATCAGTCTTCCACGTACAACGTGGGATATGGAGAATGTAGGGACGCCTGTAAGTTATGATCAGGCAATTCCCGGAGACATCATCTTGTATGATGGCCATGTGGGAATATACATGGGAGATGGCCAGATTGTAAATGCGATCAACAGTTCCAGAGGTATCGGAATCTTGCCTGCCACTTACACAAGCATTATTACAGTAAGAAGACTAATTTAG
- a CDS encoding Fur family transcriptional regulator, translated as MANLKYSRQRASIKEYLANTTSHPTADTVYLHVREEFPRISLGTVYRNLNLLADMGEAIKISTPNGGDRFDGRTEPHYHVVCTSCGNVFDLELDEQHIQGINALANEHFQGTIDSHTTLFYGTCKECLEKSK; from the coding sequence ATGGCAAATTTAAAATACAGCAGGCAACGAGCTTCTATTAAAGAATATCTGGCCAATACCACCTCGCATCCAACTGCTGATACCGTATATCTCCATGTCAGGGAAGAGTTCCCGCGAATTAGTCTCGGTACAGTATACCGCAATTTAAACTTATTGGCAGATATGGGGGAGGCCATTAAGATCTCCACTCCTAACGGCGGCGACAGGTTTGACGGCAGAACTGAGCCTCACTATCATGTTGTGTGCACATCCTGCGGCAATGTATTTGACCTGGAACTGGATGAGCAGCACATCCAAGGCATCAACGCACTTGCCAATGAGCATTTCCAGGGAACCATAGATTCCCACACGACTCTGTTTTATGGAACTTGTAAAGAGTGTCTGGAAAAAAGTAAATAA
- a CDS encoding NADH peroxidase translates to MKKFVCTVCGYVHEGDTAPAECPVCHVGADKFKEQTGEREWAAEHVVGVAQGASEDIMADLRANFEGECSEVGMYLAMARVAHREGYPEIGLYWEKAAYEEAEHASKFAELLGECVTDSTKKNLEMRIDAENGATAGKFDLAKRAKAANLDAIHDTVHEMARDEARHGKAFEGLLKRYFG, encoded by the coding sequence ATGAAAAAATTTGTATGTACAGTATGTGGTTATGTTCACGAGGGAGACACAGCACCAGCTGAATGTCCAGTATGCCATGTAGGCGCTGATAAGTTCAAGGAGCAGACAGGAGAGAGAGAATGGGCTGCAGAGCATGTTGTAGGCGTTGCTCAGGGCGCAAGCGAAGATATTATGGCTGACTTAAGAGCGAACTTCGAAGGAGAGTGCTCAGAAGTAGGAATGTATCTTGCAATGGCAAGAGTTGCTCATAGAGAAGGATATCCGGAGATCGGCTTATACTGGGAGAAGGCTGCTTACGAAGAGGCAGAGCATGCATCTAAATTTGCGGAACTGCTTGGCGAATGCGTAACAGACAGCACCAAGAAGAATCTTGAGATGAGAATCGATGCTGAGAATGGCGCAACAGCTGGCAAATTTGATCTGGCTAAGCGCGCAAAGGCTGCTAACCTGGATGCTATCCACGATACAGTGCATGAGATGGCAAGAGACGAGGCTCGTCATGGCAAGGCATTCGAAGGCCTGTTAAAGAGATATTTTGGCTAA
- the rbr gene encoding rubrerythrin — translation MSKYAGTKTEKNLMEAFAGESQARNKYTYYASAAKKAGYVQMANIFEETAGQEKEHAKMWFKEFHGIGDVEANLEDAAAGENFEWTDMYKRMAEEAREEGFEELAKKFEGVAEVEAAHERRYRKLLESYKAGATFKGEAPLGWKCGNCGYIFIGEEAPEECPVCAHPRAYFERKVENY, via the coding sequence ATGTCAAAATACGCAGGAACCAAGACAGAGAAGAACCTGATGGAAGCATTTGCAGGCGAATCGCAGGCAAGAAACAAGTATACTTATTACGCATCCGCAGCAAAAAAGGCTGGATATGTACAGATGGCTAATATCTTTGAAGAGACCGCAGGTCAGGAAAAAGAACACGCTAAGATGTGGTTCAAGGAATTCCACGGAATCGGCGATGTAGAAGCTAACCTGGAAGATGCCGCTGCTGGCGAGAATTTTGAGTGGACGGATATGTATAAGCGCATGGCAGAAGAGGCAAGAGAAGAGGGATTTGAAGAACTTGCCAAGAAGTTTGAGGGCGTTGCAGAGGTAGAGGCCGCTCATGAGAGACGCTATCGCAAGCTGCTGGAAAGCTATAAGGCAGGCGCAACTTTTAAGGGAGAAGCTCCTCTTGGCTGGAAGTGCGGAAACTGCGGATATATCTTTATCGGCGAGGAAGCTCCGGAAGAATGTCCGGTATGCGCTCATCCTAGAGCATATTTTGAAAGAAAAGTTGAAAATTATTAA
- a CDS encoding ECF transporter S component gives MEQKNQTVIKLAQTAILAALCYVSFTYLQIKIPMPGGDATSIHIGNAFCVLAALLLGGAYGGLAGAIGMGVADLMDPIYITGAPKTFLLKMCIGLIVGLVAHRIARINDSSDKKYVFKWSVIAAVAGLGFNVVADPIVGYFYKMYILGQPQKMAEVLAKWSTAATFVNAVISTVLVACLYNALRPILLRSGMILTKRTGK, from the coding sequence ATGGAACAAAAGAATCAGACGGTAATAAAACTTGCGCAGACAGCGATTTTGGCAGCGCTTTGCTACGTGTCATTTACATATCTGCAGATCAAGATCCCTATGCCCGGTGGAGATGCCACATCCATTCATATAGGAAACGCATTCTGCGTGCTGGCTGCATTACTTTTAGGCGGGGCTTATGGAGGGCTTGCGGGTGCCATAGGCATGGGCGTTGCGGATCTCATGGACCCCATCTATATAACAGGGGCGCCAAAGACATTCCTATTAAAGATGTGCATTGGCCTGATCGTAGGACTGGTAGCGCACAGAATCGCGCGTATCAATGATAGCAGCGATAAGAAATATGTATTTAAGTGGAGCGTGATTGCCGCTGTTGCAGGATTAGGATTTAATGTGGTGGCTGATCCGATCGTAGGATATTTCTATAAAATGTATATACTGGGTCAGCCTCAGAAAATGGCGGAAGTGCTGGCAAAGTGGAGTACAGCAGCTACTTTTGTGAATGCCGTGATCTCTACGGTTCTGGTAGCATGCCTGTACAATGCGCTACGTCCGATTCTGTTAAGAAGCGGGATGATTCTCACAAAGAGAACTGGGAAATAA
- the trhA gene encoding PAQR family membrane homeostasis protein TrhA, with translation MAQIIKKHIKDPGSAITHFIGMLMAIFAAVPLLIKAAHEPSRIYIISITVYAISLILLYAASTTYHTFDRSERINTILKKIDHMMISVLIAGSYTPICLLVLKGRTGIILLSIVWGIAVIEMLIKAFWVFCPKWVSSVLYIGMGWTCVLAFTQILNALSPAAFGWLLAGGIIYTVGGIIYALKLPFFNTRHKNFGSHEIFHLFVMGGSACHFILMYAFIL, from the coding sequence ATGGCACAGATTATCAAAAAACACATCAAAGACCCTGGAAGCGCAATCACACATTTTATCGGAATGCTGATGGCAATATTCGCAGCAGTCCCATTATTGATAAAGGCGGCTCATGAGCCCAGCAGGATATACATCATATCCATTACGGTGTATGCGATAAGCCTGATATTATTATATGCGGCCAGCACGACTTACCATACATTTGACAGATCCGAGCGAATCAACACAATCCTTAAGAAGATTGATCATATGATGATCAGCGTGCTGATCGCAGGCAGCTATACTCCTATCTGCCTGCTGGTTCTCAAGGGCAGGACGGGAATTATCCTGCTTAGCATTGTATGGGGAATTGCAGTGATTGAGATGCTGATCAAGGCATTCTGGGTATTCTGCCCGAAATGGGTTTCCTCCGTACTGTATATCGGGATGGGCTGGACCTGCGTGCTTGCATTCACCCAGATACTTAACGCCTTATCGCCGGCAGCCTTTGGATGGCTTCTGGCTGGCGGAATCATCTATACTGTAGGCGGTATTATCTACGCGTTAAAACTTCCATTCTTCAACACCAGGCACAAGAATTTTGGAAGCCATGAGATTTTCCACCTGTTCGTAATGGGCGGAAGCGCATGCCACTTCATCTTAATGTATGCATTCATACTGTAG
- a CDS encoding GIY-YIG nuclease family protein: protein MNYTYILKCRDNSLYTGWTNDIDKRIKAHNDGKGAKYTKSRRPVELIYYEKYETKEEAMKREYAIKHMTRRAKEELLRSGRAEKGTK from the coding sequence ATGAACTATACATATATACTTAAATGCAGGGATAACAGCCTGTACACAGGATGGACGAATGATATAGACAAAAGGATTAAGGCGCATAATGACGGAAAAGGCGCCAAATATACTAAATCCAGGCGTCCGGTTGAACTCATCTACTATGAGAAATACGAGACGAAGGAAGAAGCGATGAAACGGGAATATGCCATCAAGCATATGACCCGCAGGGCAAAAGAAGAATTGTTAAGAAGCGGCCGCGCAGAAAAGGGGACGAAGTAG
- a CDS encoding M23 family metallopeptidase — translation MNKRQRPSRKKRGATVAAVLCFVAAIAIVGTYTFNDYKETQRKEELARAEETNDTKEKKTKEPSEEANNLVISNQADTDTQENTADEGTGTDETDNGSAGTQATAGGGTSVSFNEDSKLLWPVNGTILLNYSMDKTVYFSTLDQYKYNPAVIISGAEGDQVISATTGIVKSIDVTAETGTTVNIDIGNGYELFYGQLKEVPVKVGDYVEAKTVLGYVSQPTKYYSVEGCNVYFEMRKDGQPVNPVEYMEE, via the coding sequence ATGAATAAGAGGCAAAGACCTTCACGAAAAAAGAGAGGTGCTACCGTCGCGGCAGTATTGTGCTTTGTGGCAGCAATTGCAATAGTTGGAACATATACATTCAATGATTACAAAGAGACGCAGCGAAAAGAAGAACTTGCACGGGCGGAAGAAACCAATGACACAAAAGAGAAAAAAACAAAGGAGCCTTCAGAAGAGGCCAACAACCTGGTAATCAGCAATCAGGCAGATACAGATACGCAGGAGAATACGGCGGATGAAGGAACCGGCACAGATGAGACAGATAACGGCAGCGCAGGAACACAGGCGACAGCCGGTGGCGGCACATCCGTAAGTTTTAATGAAGACAGCAAGTTATTATGGCCAGTGAACGGCACCATACTTTTGAACTACAGTATGGACAAGACCGTATATTTCTCAACTCTGGACCAGTACAAGTACAACCCGGCGGTAATCATCTCCGGTGCTGAGGGGGATCAGGTAATCTCAGCAACAACCGGAATCGTTAAATCCATCGATGTAACCGCAGAGACAGGGACAACCGTTAATATTGATATCGGTAATGGATATGAACTGTTCTATGGACAGTTAAAGGAAGTACCAGTGAAAGTCGGCGACTATGTAGAAGCTAAGACAGTTCTGGGCTATGTAAGCCAGCCGACCAAATACTACAGCGTAGAGGGCTGCAACGTATATTTTGAGATGCGTAAAGACGGACAGCCAGTGAACCCAGTAGAATATATGGAAGAATAG
- a CDS encoding SpoIID/LytB domain-containing protein: MRQKLKKLGCYIIIIVLLPYVVTVFLNGPSITTYSHVDSTYIKVKSGKKEVKMPIEEYCIGILAKEIPASYDKEALKAQSVLVRTDVYKKIKESGSNTVLEGEFWTQKQMEDAWGGKYSKYYRKLEDAWSETEGQVLLYGEDLALTPFFRLSNGCTRDGAEVLGNGDYPYLKIVDCPLDIENTKQIQTVTVDDMDAEITALDTAGYVINVRVGQENVSGEEFRNTYNLASSCFTLQRYNGKMRITTRGIGHGLGMSQNTANKMSKKGKTYEEILQFFFAGTEIKEVAEILLDTE, translated from the coding sequence ATGCGGCAGAAATTAAAGAAACTAGGATGCTATATTATCATCATCGTACTGTTGCCATATGTGGTCACCGTGTTTTTAAATGGGCCAAGCATTACTACTTATTCACATGTGGACAGTACTTATATAAAGGTAAAGTCCGGGAAAAAAGAGGTTAAGATGCCAATAGAAGAATACTGCATCGGCATCCTGGCCAAAGAAATTCCCGCATCTTATGATAAGGAAGCGCTGAAGGCACAGTCAGTTCTGGTTCGTACAGACGTCTACAAAAAAATCAAAGAGTCGGGAAGCAATACGGTTCTGGAAGGCGAATTCTGGACGCAGAAGCAGATGGAGGACGCATGGGGAGGGAAATATTCCAAATACTACCGCAAATTGGAGGATGCCTGGAGCGAGACGGAAGGACAGGTGCTGCTCTATGGGGAAGATCTGGCATTGACGCCCTTTTTCCGCCTAAGCAATGGATGTACCAGGGATGGAGCCGAAGTCCTTGGAAATGGGGATTATCCGTATCTTAAGATTGTGGACTGCCCGCTTGATATCGAGAATACGAAACAGATACAGACGGTGACGGTGGATGATATGGACGCGGAGATAACGGCGCTGGATACCGCCGGATACGTTATAAATGTACGGGTGGGGCAGGAAAATGTGAGCGGAGAGGAATTCCGCAATACCTATAATCTTGCATCCAGCTGTTTTACGCTACAGCGATATAATGGGAAAATGAGGATTACTACGCGGGGAATCGGGCACGGCCTGGGAATGAGTCAGAATACAGCCAATAAAATGTCTAAAAAAGGAAAGACTTATGAAGAAATACTGCAATTTTTCTTTGCGGGGACGGAAATCAAAGAAGTAGCAGAAATATTGCTGGACACAGAATAA